Proteins encoded by one window of Xylella fastidiosa:
- a CDS encoding S46 family peptidase: MWVPQQLPEIAGPLKQAGLQLSPEQLSNLTGDPMGAVVSLGNCTASLVSPEGLVITNHHCAYGAIQLNSTPKKNLIKEGFNALTQADEVSAGPNARIYVLEQITDVTAQAKAALAAAGNDPFKRTTALETFSKQEIAKCEEEQGYRCQFFSFAGGNTYRVFKNLEIKDVRLVYAPQGSVGKFGGDVDNWMWPRHTGDFSFYRAYVGKDGKPASFSKENIRYRPKHWLKFSDQPLGDGDFVMVAGYPGRTNRYALVAEFENTAQWTYPVIGQHFKNLIALIEAAGKQNPEIQVKYASTLAGLNNTSKNFDGQLDGFRRINAIGQKQSEETAVLAWLKQQGIRGHEALAAHQTLVDLTEQYKANQDRDFVLGQFNGSGVIGVAVNLYRLAIERTKSDAQREAGYQERDLPTIEGNLKQMERRYLPEMDRQMQQYWLTEYNKLPVKQRVAAIDVWLGDGIPATLKRLDDTKLSSSEERLKWFNADRAAFESSQDPAIRYAVAIMPALLEIERQNKIRTGELLKARPIYLQALADYNKSHGKFVYPDANSSLRITFGHVKGYSPKDGVQYTPFTTLQGVMAKNTGVEPFDSPKSLIDAIKAKSYANLADQRIGTVPVNFLSDLDITGGNSGSPVLDAHGKLVGLAFDGNWESVSSNWVFDPVMTRTIAVDSRYVQWIMTEVAPAPRLLKELNLYR, translated from the coding sequence ATGTGGGTTCCACAACAGCTTCCGGAAATTGCTGGCCCTCTAAAGCAGGCTGGCCTACAACTGTCACCAGAACAATTGTCCAATTTGACAGGTGACCCCATGGGGGCAGTGGTCTCTCTCGGCAATTGCACCGCGAGTCTGGTTTCACCAGAAGGACTTGTGATCACTAACCATCATTGCGCTTATGGTGCGATTCAGTTGAACTCCACGCCTAAAAAGAACTTAATCAAAGAAGGGTTCAATGCGTTGACTCAGGCTGATGAAGTCAGTGCCGGTCCGAATGCGCGTATTTACGTGCTTGAGCAGATTACCGATGTCACCGCTCAAGCTAAAGCTGCTCTGGCTGCTGCCGGTAATGACCCCTTCAAGCGTACGACGGCATTGGAGACATTCAGCAAACAAGAAATCGCCAAATGCGAGGAAGAGCAGGGTTATCGCTGCCAATTCTTCAGTTTCGCTGGTGGAAATACCTACAGAGTGTTCAAGAACCTGGAGATCAAAGACGTGCGTTTGGTTTACGCACCGCAGGGGAGTGTGGGTAAGTTCGGGGGCGACGTCGATAACTGGATGTGGCCGCGTCATACCGGTGACTTTTCTTTCTACCGTGCCTACGTCGGTAAAGACGGTAAACCAGCGAGCTTCTCTAAAGAGAACATACGCTACCGTCCCAAACACTGGCTGAAATTTAGCGATCAACCATTAGGTGATGGTGACTTCGTGATGGTCGCTGGTTACCCAGGACGTACCAATCGTTATGCTTTGGTGGCCGAATTTGAGAATACTGCTCAGTGGACTTATCCGGTGATTGGCCAGCATTTCAAGAATCTCATTGCTTTGATCGAGGCGGCTGGCAAACAGAATCCAGAAATTCAAGTGAAATATGCGAGCACTTTAGCTGGATTGAATAACACATCGAAAAACTTTGATGGTCAATTGGATGGCTTCCGACGCATTAATGCTATAGGTCAGAAACAGAGTGAAGAAACAGCAGTATTAGCTTGGTTGAAACAGCAGGGCATACGTGGACACGAAGCATTGGCTGCGCATCAAACATTGGTTGATCTGACAGAACAATACAAAGCAAATCAGGATCGTGATTTTGTATTGGGTCAGTTCAACGGAAGTGGTGTCATTGGTGTAGCGGTGAACCTATATCGCTTGGCAATCGAGCGCACAAAATCTGATGCCCAACGTGAAGCGGGATATCAGGAGCGCGATCTGCCAACCATTGAAGGCAACTTAAAGCAGATGGAGCGACGTTACTTACCGGAAATGGATCGCCAGATGCAGCAATACTGGCTCACCGAATACAACAAGCTTCCTGTCAAACAGCGTGTGGCTGCAATTGATGTTTGGTTGGGAGATGGCATCCCAGCAACCCTCAAGCGCTTGGATGACACCAAATTAAGCAGTTCTGAGGAAAGGCTGAAGTGGTTTAATGCCGACCGTGCAGCCTTCGAAAGCAGTCAAGATCCAGCGATCCGTTATGCGGTGGCCATCATGCCAGCATTACTGGAGATTGAACGTCAGAATAAAATCCGTACTGGAGAACTACTTAAAGCGCGTCCGATCTACTTGCAAGCCTTAGCTGACTACAACAAGAGTCATGGCAAATTTGTTTACCCAGACGCCAACTCATCATTACGTATTACCTTCGGCCACGTGAAAGGCTATTCACCCAAAGATGGCGTCCAGTACACACCGTTTACGACACTGCAGGGTGTCATGGCAAAGAATACAGGTGTCGAGCCGTTCGATTCACCGAAGTCACTGATTGATGCGATAAAGGCAAAGAGCTACGCTAATTTAGCTGATCAGCGTATTGGCACTGTCCCTGTGAATTTTCTATCTGACTTGGACATTACTGGCGGCAACTCCGGATCGCCAGTCTTAGATGCCCACGGAAAATTGGTGGGTTTAGCATTTGACGGTAATTGGGAGTCTGTCAGTAGTAATTGGGTATTTGATCCTGTGATGACTCGAACAATTGCAGTTGATAGTCGTTATGTACAGTGGATCATGACTGAAGTTGCACCAGCACCACGCCTACTAAAGGAATTGAATTTGTATCGTTAA
- a CDS encoding histidine phosphatase family protein — protein MRILLARHGETLWNAEGRYQGQIDIPLSSVGEAQARALGERLRDVVIARAVASPLLRAQYTAQLALGESRIAQLLIEPDLKEIAHGDWEGLLDTEIHAMDPTRLHAWRKAPETVIMPNGESLHQVLERSWRGLTTAAVGLGIDDILLVVAHDAVNRVILCRVLGLPLAHLWRFHQAPTTLNLLEGKNIDQLQVVRLNDCSHHTPFFGEAKHRAL, from the coding sequence ATGCGTATTTTGCTTGCTCGGCATGGAGAGACACTTTGGAATGCTGAAGGTCGCTATCAAGGCCAAATTGATATTCCTCTTTCTTCTGTTGGTGAGGCTCAGGCGCGTGCCCTTGGTGAGCGCCTACGGGATGTAGTCATTGCTCGTGCCGTGGCGTCCCCCTTACTACGGGCCCAATACACTGCACAACTGGCCTTGGGTGAAAGCCGCATAGCACAGTTATTGATTGAGCCGGATCTGAAAGAAATTGCCCACGGTGACTGGGAGGGCCTTTTAGATACTGAGATTCATGCAATGGATCCCACACGGCTGCACGCTTGGCGTAAAGCACCTGAGACAGTCATCATGCCTAACGGTGAATCACTGCACCAAGTCCTAGAACGCAGCTGGCGTGGTTTAACAACCGCCGCTGTTGGATTAGGGATTGACGATATCTTATTAGTCGTTGCGCATGATGCAGTCAACCGAGTGATCCTATGTCGAGTGCTGGGATTGCCATTGGCTCATTTATGGCGCTTCCATCAAGCACCGACTACGCTGAACCTCTTGGAAGGAAAGAATATTGACCAACTACAAGTAGTACGCTTAAACGATTGCAGTCATCACACCCCGTTCTTTGGTGAAGCTAAACATCGCGCTTTATAA
- a CDS encoding DUF3693 domain-containing protein, with amino-acid sequence MSTLNKLLDKAKESCSRKSDAAIAEALKVSGQTIMQWRKDERRITDEHLMAAIKLAKEDPSIAVLIREETARTEEEKKAWKTLYKRLTATAATLLIGAGITCPNPSQAQSISEKFSNENSHNAYYVHQVGAYKARCLASPKNGV; translated from the coding sequence ATGAGTACACTAAATAAATTGCTTGACAAAGCAAAAGAATCATGCTCAAGAAAAAGCGACGCAGCCATAGCAGAAGCACTAAAAGTATCGGGACAAACAATAATGCAATGGCGAAAAGATGAGCGAAGAATTACAGATGAACACCTAATGGCAGCGATAAAACTAGCGAAAGAAGACCCATCAATAGCAGTACTAATACGCGAAGAAACGGCAAGAACAGAAGAGGAAAAAAAAGCATGGAAAACACTATACAAACGACTAACAGCCACTGCCGCGACACTATTAATAGGCGCAGGAATCACCTGCCCTAACCCATCTCAAGCACAGTCAATAAGTGAAAAATTCAGCAATGAAAATTCACATAATGCATATTATGTCCATCAGGTGGGCGCTTATAAAGCGCGATGTTTAGCTTCACCAAAGAACGGGGTGTGA
- a CDS encoding replication initiation factor domain-containing protein → MSRRSSSSDSAVYVNFSERERRADVEKAARLYETRRDRVEPSYVFPAPSGEKGVGPNSNTGQKGVVGSYPVSIDYLTVVFSYARLAEAGYFDEPRFLLYLLFGLSVDDVIVGSHTSVRWHFYNSSASIIDSNGDLVGKIGWDGNADSYCISLTGSACRYIHDWSKVKRSLASLDARITRCDVAYDDYDGILGTVRHHEALAREHLAPAGGCLLFSSGGTPPRTRFLDDHGGGSGCTLYVGQRGHKQLCIYEKGKQLGVAESPWVRYEVRLYAKHAVIPFDLLEEPMRYLRGSYDYLCQLFSSVVVSPVSRIRTVVKHVEATGEALVRWLRRQVGPALGVLRQALGCGFSDFIVDRVEREGLPSRFRRICRGGDLPAYLRETLVDCSVGVCV, encoded by the coding sequence GTGTCTCGTCGCTCTTCTTCTTCTGATTCTGCGGTTTATGTTAATTTTTCGGAGCGTGAGCGTCGTGCTGATGTTGAGAAGGCTGCTCGCTTATATGAGACGCGTCGCGATCGTGTAGAGCCGTCTTATGTGTTTCCTGCTCCGTCCGGTGAAAAGGGGGTTGGCCCGAACAGTAATACGGGCCAAAAGGGTGTTGTTGGGTCTTATCCTGTTTCTATCGATTATTTGACGGTTGTTTTTAGTTATGCCCGTTTGGCAGAGGCGGGTTATTTTGATGAGCCTCGTTTTCTTCTTTACTTGTTATTTGGTTTGAGCGTTGATGATGTCATCGTGGGTTCTCATACCTCTGTGCGTTGGCATTTTTATAATTCAAGTGCTTCTATTATAGATTCTAATGGGGATCTGGTTGGCAAGATTGGTTGGGATGGCAATGCGGATTCGTATTGTATTAGTTTGACGGGTTCGGCTTGCCGTTATATTCATGATTGGTCAAAGGTGAAACGTTCATTGGCTTCTTTGGATGCGCGGATTACTCGTTGTGATGTGGCTTATGATGACTATGACGGTATATTAGGGACGGTTCGGCATCATGAGGCCCTTGCGCGTGAGCATTTAGCTCCTGCCGGTGGTTGTTTGTTGTTTTCTTCTGGTGGGACTCCTCCGCGTACGCGTTTTCTAGATGATCATGGGGGCGGGTCTGGGTGTACGTTGTATGTGGGGCAACGTGGGCATAAGCAATTGTGTATTTATGAGAAAGGCAAGCAGCTTGGTGTAGCTGAATCTCCCTGGGTGCGTTATGAGGTGCGTTTATATGCAAAGCATGCTGTGATTCCTTTTGATTTATTAGAAGAACCTATGCGTTATTTGCGTGGCTCTTATGATTATTTGTGCCAGTTATTTTCTTCTGTTGTTGTTTCTCCTGTGAGTCGTATTCGGACGGTGGTGAAGCATGTGGAGGCGACAGGTGAGGCGTTGGTTCGCTGGCTGCGTCGTCAGGTTGGGCCTGCGTTAGGGGTGTTGCGTCAAGCGTTGGGGTGTGGGTTTTCTGATTTTATTGTTGATCGTGTGGAGCGTGAGGGTTTGCCTTCTCGTTTTCGGCGTATTTGTAGGGGAGGGGATTTACCTGCGTATTTGCGAGAAACGTTAGTGGATTGTTCTGTGGGCGTGTGTGTGTGA
- a CDS encoding single-stranded DNA-binding protein, with amino-acid sequence MSIVRVKDTVLIERSVNTKMGPQVFREQRASVVMGGAYETVFNLKLGTDPLYFTGDYLIHPDSYGTDDYGNLVLRRIKLISLSSALKEFASKESVSLVSSKVA; translated from the coding sequence ATGTCTATTGTGAGAGTGAAAGATACTGTTCTTATTGAGCGTTCTGTGAATACTAAGATGGGGCCGCAGGTTTTTCGGGAACAGCGTGCCTCTGTGGTGATGGGAGGGGCGTATGAAACTGTATTTAACTTGAAGTTGGGGACTGATCCATTATATTTCACCGGTGATTATTTAATCCATCCTGATTCTTATGGGACAGATGATTATGGGAACTTGGTATTAAGACGTATTAAGTTGATTTCTTTATCTTCTGCATTAAAGGAGTTTGCTAGTAAGGAATCCGTTTCTCTTGTTTCTTCTAAGGTCGCTTAG
- a CDS encoding major capsid protein: MAVAVLLVPACRDVDIDAVSGKCAAVVWVPQPSMFPELSIADAQSIGAAILLLWAVAYVFRVLRRLF; encoded by the coding sequence ATGGCGGTGGCAGTGTTGCTTGTTCCTGCATGTCGTGATGTGGACATAGATGCAGTGAGCGGCAAATGTGCTGCCGTCGTGTGGGTGCCTCAGCCGTCGATGTTCCCTGAGTTGAGTATTGCCGATGCGCAATCCATCGGTGCTGCTATCTTGTTGTTATGGGCTGTGGCGTATGTGTTTCGTGTGTTACGTAGACTATTTTGA
- a CDS encoding major capsid protein, whose amino-acid sequence MLKRVLSVARPSVIWGGLVSLLFSPAVFAADAGGSGIDVGAIIEAIKAAIGPVGQIGIAVLSVTVLLHVYKWIRKAF is encoded by the coding sequence ATGTTAAAACGTGTGTTATCTGTAGCTAGGCCGTCGGTTATTTGGGGTGGTCTTGTTTCTCTGTTATTTTCGCCTGCTGTTTTTGCGGCTGATGCGGGCGGGTCTGGAATTGATGTAGGTGCAATTATCGAGGCAATTAAGGCAGCAATAGGCCCTGTGGGGCAAATTGGTATTGCCGTTCTCAGTGTTACTGTGCTTCTTCATGTTTACAAATGGATTAGAAAGGCATTTTAA
- a CDS encoding virulence factor TspB C-terminal domain-related protein, which translates to MRRVIFLFFLVFCSSVFAAPKCSAPIATPASGIFSDQAEAYGAAQSNLQYQLCMSGYTNTGRVKTGDRQYVVVLDSPSAVVDYYSYYTSCSEKQNDVYTFSDNYYSNFNNGTRSCFVGWKPSANSSSCEVVMHADAATHRIIAVHTGTVCDALNYKDDCLSHPGYVYKSGGSGAVSAVEGYGDCVPAKPQCSLDQKNVGGVCVDKCPDGMLEDPVRHECEFDRKECPLGQMRAPDGTCVKTSDSCPSGQARGADGACKRDKDGDGKPDDEQSGKDGDEGRSSFSWSGGCDVAPSCSGDPVLCGQVRIQWRIECNLRPDVKVSGGGCDSVPVCTGKKCDAMEYSSLVLQWRTACAVERATGVASGGSGDRDPNVAAIKDALTGKDGVVDTGDEGKPSSAFSDGSSAGGDDKDASKFDDQGRGYSRSCFEPLTVDVFGSELTIDLSPLCQFFQVGGRLVLLFSALSSFRIISGISKE; encoded by the coding sequence ATGCGTCGTGTTATTTTTCTTTTTTTTCTTGTTTTTTGTTCTAGTGTGTTCGCCGCGCCTAAGTGTTCTGCTCCTATTGCTACTCCTGCATCTGGAATATTTTCAGATCAAGCAGAAGCCTATGGGGCTGCTCAAAGTAATCTTCAGTATCAGCTTTGTATGAGTGGCTATACAAATACTGGGCGTGTTAAGACTGGTGATAGGCAATATGTAGTTGTCTTGGATAGTCCTTCTGCTGTTGTCGATTATTATAGTTATTATACGTCTTGTTCTGAAAAGCAGAATGATGTCTATACCTTTTCTGATAATTATTATTCTAATTTTAATAATGGCACGCGTTCTTGTTTTGTTGGTTGGAAGCCGTCTGCAAATTCGTCATCTTGTGAAGTTGTGATGCATGCTGATGCTGCGACGCATAGAATTATTGCGGTTCATACAGGAACAGTATGTGATGCGTTGAATTATAAGGACGACTGTCTTTCACATCCTGGTTATGTATATAAATCGGGCGGGTCTGGTGCCGTTTCGGCTGTGGAAGGATATGGGGATTGTGTTCCGGCAAAGCCTCAATGTTCTTTGGATCAGAAAAACGTAGGCGGTGTCTGTGTTGATAAATGTCCTGATGGGATGTTGGAGGACCCTGTTAGGCATGAGTGCGAATTTGATCGTAAGGAGTGTCCTCTGGGCCAGATGCGTGCTCCTGATGGGACTTGCGTGAAAACTTCTGACTCGTGTCCTAGTGGTCAGGCTCGCGGTGCAGATGGTGCGTGTAAGCGGGATAAAGACGGCGATGGTAAGCCAGATGATGAGCAATCCGGTAAGGATGGGGATGAGGGGAGGTCTTCTTTTTCGTGGTCTGGTGGGTGTGATGTTGCTCCGTCGTGTTCTGGTGATCCGGTGCTGTGTGGTCAAGTGCGTATTCAGTGGCGTATTGAGTGCAATTTGCGTCCTGATGTAAAGGTGAGCGGTGGCGGGTGTGACTCTGTTCCGGTATGTACTGGCAAGAAATGCGATGCGATGGAGTACAGTTCGTTAGTTTTGCAGTGGCGTACGGCGTGCGCTGTGGAGCGTGCTACAGGAGTAGCCTCGGGCGGTAGTGGTGATAGGGATCCCAATGTGGCAGCGATAAAAGATGCGTTAACAGGGAAGGATGGTGTTGTTGATACGGGGGATGAGGGCAAGCCATCTTCAGCTTTTTCGGATGGGTCTTCAGCAGGAGGTGATGACAAGGACGCTTCAAAGTTTGATGACCAGGGGCGGGGGTATTCCCGCTCGTGTTTTGAGCCTTTAACTGTGGATGTGTTCGGCAGTGAGCTCACGATTGATCTTTCGCCTTTGTGCCAGTTTTTTCAGGTAGGTGGCAGGCTGGTTCTTTTATTCTCTGCGCTGTCTAGTTTTCGGATTATTAGCGGTATTTCTAAGGAGTAG
- a CDS encoding DUF2523 family protein, with protein MPTFLAALLTGLFNLCKSKLGYFVATAFVWLGINWGSYHFVISPLVEQLYTYVDSVGTAGGRFGELALRALGLLNFDRALTMIISAYVSRFAMLNGRLYLFKRGYGVAPPASPKHEPFIPPAG; from the coding sequence ATGCCTACTTTTTTGGCGGCTCTGCTAACAGGGCTGTTTAATTTATGCAAGTCCAAGCTGGGCTATTTTGTGGCTACTGCATTTGTCTGGTTGGGCATTAATTGGGGGTCTTATCATTTTGTAATTTCTCCCCTAGTTGAGCAGTTATATACGTACGTCGATAGTGTGGGGACTGCTGGCGGGCGGTTTGGCGAACTAGCTTTAAGGGCTTTGGGTCTTCTTAACTTTGATCGTGCTTTGACGATGATTATTTCTGCGTATGTGAGTAGGTTTGCCATGCTCAATGGCCGGTTGTATCTGTTTAAGCGAGGTTATGGAGTGGCTCCTCCAGCTTCTCCAAAGCATGAGCCGTTTATTCCACCAGCGGGGTAA
- a CDS encoding zonular occludens toxin domain-containing protein — MPIHVITALPGGGKTAIMVEMLEAEAKIGARPLFAAGIDGLQPGLATVLDDPSQWNAKDAYGNYVVPDGSLVFVDEAWKWFGMKYGGSGMRQTTPDHVRALAEHRHRGLDFVWTTQQAHKQLYSFVHGLIGRHTFIKRRFGTRFLDVWEWDEMVENVNSVSNREFSRHQVRTLPKHVYSLYESAEIHTIKSRIPLRLLLIPLCAVLFFVCVWNAWRSLRPDAIGTTLFGQQSPQKAEPAKPVGTASRSSGGTVGGGQAPRWATAVAYARDHLPRFPTMPWTAPIFDSRSLTADPQLICMSGGEGLDAQGHYKGASCTCYTEQGTLYDLLEAECRRIARSGPVYNPYRERVQDRAAVQQSGSSGPVMPVNTEVRSVSFSSAGSLP, encoded by the coding sequence ATGCCTATTCATGTTATTACTGCGCTTCCTGGTGGTGGGAAAACAGCCATTATGGTTGAGATGCTAGAGGCAGAAGCCAAGATTGGTGCACGTCCGTTATTTGCGGCGGGTATTGATGGTCTTCAGCCTGGTCTTGCTACTGTGCTTGATGATCCTTCACAGTGGAATGCTAAGGATGCTTATGGCAATTATGTTGTTCCTGATGGTTCTCTAGTTTTTGTGGATGAAGCATGGAAGTGGTTCGGTATGAAGTATGGTGGTAGCGGTATGCGTCAGACTACGCCAGATCATGTGCGGGCGCTTGCCGAGCATCGTCATCGCGGTTTGGATTTTGTATGGACAACACAGCAAGCTCATAAGCAGCTCTATTCTTTTGTTCACGGTTTAATTGGTCGTCATACCTTTATTAAGCGTCGTTTTGGTACGCGTTTTCTTGATGTGTGGGAGTGGGATGAGATGGTGGAGAATGTGAACTCTGTCTCTAATCGTGAGTTTTCACGCCACCAGGTGCGTACACTTCCTAAGCATGTCTATAGTTTGTATGAGTCTGCTGAGATTCATACGATCAAGTCTCGTATTCCCTTGCGGCTTCTTCTCATTCCTTTGTGTGCTGTTTTGTTTTTTGTTTGTGTGTGGAATGCCTGGCGTAGTTTGCGTCCTGATGCTATTGGCACCACGTTGTTTGGCCAGCAGTCCCCACAAAAGGCGGAGCCTGCGAAGCCGGTGGGGACTGCCAGCCGGTCATCTGGGGGGACTGTAGGAGGAGGGCAAGCTCCGCGCTGGGCAACAGCTGTTGCTTATGCGCGAGATCATTTGCCGCGTTTTCCTACGATGCCGTGGACGGCTCCTATTTTTGACAGTCGTTCTTTGACGGCGGACCCTCAATTGATCTGTATGTCTGGCGGTGAAGGTTTGGATGCCCAGGGGCATTATAAGGGGGCATCTTGTACGTGTTACACGGAGCAGGGCACGCTATATGATCTTTTGGAGGCTGAATGTCGGCGTATTGCACGCTCTGGGCCTGTTTACAATCCGTATCGTGAACGTGTTCAGGATCGTGCTGCGGTGCAGCAGTCTGGTTCATCTGGTCCGGTGATGCCTGTCAATACTGAGGTGCGTAGTGTGTCTTTTTCTTCTGCGGGGTCGCTTCCATGA
- a CDS encoding single-stranded DNA-binding protein, translated as MSIVRVKDNVLIERSVNTKTGPQIFREQRAAVVMGGAYETVFSLKLGSAPLYPPGEYLIHPDSYGIDDYGNLVLRRLKLISLSSALKEFASKEPLSVVSSKVS; from the coding sequence ATGTCTATTGTGAGAGTGAAAGATAATGTTCTTATTGAGCGTTCTGTAAATACTAAGACGGGGCCGCAGATTTTTCGGGAACAGCGTGCTGCTGTGGTGATGGGGGGCGCATATGAAACTGTATTTAGCTTGAAGTTGGGTTCGGCACCTTTGTATCCCCCTGGTGAGTATTTAATCCATCCTGATTCTTATGGGATAGATGATTATGGAAACTTGGTATTAAGACGTCTTAAGTTGATTTCTTTATCTTCTGCATTAAAGGAGTTTGCTAGTAAGGAACCTCTTTCTGTTGTTTCTTCTAAGGTGTCCTGA
- a CDS encoding replication initiation factor domain-containing protein, with the protein MSRRSSSSDSAVYVNFLERERRADVEKAARLYETRRDRVEPSYVFPAPSGEKRVGPNSNTGQKGVVGSYPVSIDYLTVVFSYARLAEAGYFDEPRFLLYLLFGLSVDDVIVGSHTSVRWHFYNSSASIIDSNGDLVGKIGWDGNADSYCISLTGSACRYIHDWSKVKRSLASLDARITRCDVAYDDYDGILGTVRHHEALAREHLAPAGGCLLFSSGGTPPRTRFLDDHGGGSGCTLYVGQRGHKQLCIYEKGKQLGVAESPWVRYEVRLYAKHAVIPFDLLEEPMRYLRGSYDYLCQLFSSVVVSPVSRIRTVVKHVEATGEALVRWLRRQVGPALGVLRQALGCGFSDFIVDRVEREGLPSRFRRICRGGDLLAYLRETLIDCSVGVCV; encoded by the coding sequence GTGTCTCGTCGCTCTTCTTCTTCTGATTCTGCGGTTTATGTTAATTTTTTGGAGCGTGAGCGTCGTGCTGATGTTGAGAAGGCTGCTCGCTTATATGAGACGCGTCGCGATCGTGTAGAGCCGTCTTATGTGTTTCCTGCTCCGTCCGGTGAAAAGAGGGTTGGCCCGAACAGTAATACGGGCCAAAAGGGTGTTGTTGGGTCTTATCCTGTTTCTATCGATTATTTGACGGTTGTTTTTAGTTATGCCCGTTTGGCAGAGGCGGGTTATTTTGATGAGCCTCGTTTTCTTCTTTACTTGTTATTTGGTTTGAGCGTTGATGATGTCATCGTGGGTTCTCATACCTCTGTGCGTTGGCATTTTTATAATTCAAGTGCTTCTATTATAGATTCTAATGGGGATCTGGTTGGCAAGATTGGTTGGGATGGCAATGCGGATTCGTATTGTATTAGTTTGACGGGTTCGGCTTGCCGTTATATTCATGATTGGTCAAAGGTGAAACGTTCATTGGCTTCTTTGGATGCGCGGATTACTCGTTGTGATGTGGCTTATGATGACTATGACGGTATATTGGGGACGGTTCGGCATCATGAGGCCCTTGCGCGTGAGCATTTAGCTCCTGCGGGTGGTTGTTTGTTGTTTTCTTCTGGTGGGACTCCTCCGCGTACGCGTTTTCTAGATGATCATGGAGGCGGGTCTGGGTGTACGTTGTATGTGGGGCAACGTGGGCATAAGCAATTGTGCATTTATGAGAAAGGCAAGCAGCTTGGTGTGGCTGAATCTCCCTGGGTGCGTTATGAGGTGCGTTTATATGCCAAGCATGCTGTGATTCCTTTTGACTTATTAGAGGAACCCATGCGTTATTTGCGTGGTTCTTATGATTATTTGTGCCAGTTATTTTCTTCTGTTGTTGTTTCTCCTGTGAGTCGTATTCGGACGGTGGTAAAGCATGTGGAGGCGACAGGTGAGGCGTTGGTTCGCTGGCTGCGTCGTCAGGTCGGGCCTGCGTTAGGGGTGTTGCGTCAAGCGTTGGGGTGTGGGTTTTCTGATTTTATTGTTGATCGTGTGGAGCGTGAGGGCTTGCCTTCTCGTTTTCGGCGTATTTGTAGGGGAGGGGATTTGCTTGCGTATTTGCGAGAGACGTTAATAGATTGTTCTGTGGGCGTGTGTGTGTAA
- the queC gene encoding 7-cyano-7-deazaguanine synthase QueC: MKKAVILLSGGMDSAVVTAIAQSQGFMVHALSIRYGQRHTSELDAAVRIARALNVVAHKVVDVDLRSIGGSALTDDIEIPDAGGEGIPVTYVPARNTIMLSLALGWAEVIGAADIFCGVNAVDYSGYPDCRPQFITAFETLANLATKVGVEGTQLHVHAPLQFLSKAEIVHEGLLHGVDFGLTVSCYRADVDGRACGRCDACKLRVAGFADAGVVDPTRYMELPCSLLLL; the protein is encoded by the coding sequence ATGAAGAAAGCTGTTATCTTGTTATCCGGAGGTATGGACTCTGCTGTGGTCACCGCCATCGCCCAATCGCAGGGATTTATGGTGCACGCTTTAAGCATACGTTACGGTCAGCGCCATACTTCCGAGTTGGACGCAGCCGTACGGATCGCCAGGGCGCTAAACGTGGTTGCACATAAAGTTGTGGACGTGGATCTACGCAGCATCGGTGGTTCGGCACTGACTGACGACATCGAAATACCAGACGCAGGTGGCGAGGGTATTCCCGTGACCTATGTGCCAGCACGTAATACCATCATGTTGTCACTCGCATTAGGTTGGGCTGAAGTCATCGGTGCGGCCGATATATTCTGCGGTGTTAACGCCGTTGATTATTCAGGTTATCCCGATTGCCGCCCGCAGTTCATCACGGCCTTCGAAACGCTGGCTAATCTGGCAACCAAAGTCGGCGTTGAGGGGACTCAGTTACACGTACATGCGCCATTACAGTTTCTCAGTAAAGCGGAGATTGTTCATGAAGGTCTGCTGCATGGCGTGGACTTTGGATTGACCGTGTCTTGTTATCGTGCAGATGTCGACGGGCGCGCTTGCGGGCGCTGCGACGCTTGCAAACTACGTGTGGCCGGATTCGCTGATGCTGGTGTTGTCGACCCGACTCGCTATATGGAGTTACCCTGCTCGTTACTCTTGCTGTAA